A genomic segment from Drosophila willistoni isolate 14030-0811.24 chromosome 2L unlocalized genomic scaffold, UCI_dwil_1.1 Seg168, whole genome shotgun sequence encodes:
- the LOC124459967 gene encoding uncharacterized protein LOC124459967 isoform X1 — MFCNCPGSLFGKTLTLMAMVMLQQASAAHFFNYDSPVIPLQQGYVWRVSGVFRLIHVINLLEFQQAIQTTREESTLLSDQRTRMIADHYLDQAEEDTGRLLSTPARRPRAVEWLGSAWKWIAGSPDAADWNAALKTQDGLVAGNNQQVRINEKLFEATYRTLEELNGIIGKVNSIDGDIHAATATLHKAMILARQVHEVTRACQLAKTGAVNTDLLNGKEVDDILNEVMGLPYQNAVEAIEFSRPTVMSNGTFLLYVLAIPKVTDRRYKLLHLLPTVREGRKIVLDANLIAVDPTETYEVLGNCLSIGNTTVCQEENLHRLNEEGCIPRLIKGGNAQCHYLRDAQESVTLMDESTVFLTGFNGTVTTSSGQRRLQGSFIIKLQNETITIGRKTYSSRSASALTAMPAVLSNITALSYTPTLQYVHEFSTQNLRKLYDVSRKLKISLLTEAIGTACVGIMLYIAWRKMTSTRGLAIPEKASPSPSP; from the coding sequence GATGGCAATGGTGATGTTGCAGCAGGCAAGTGCTGCCCATTTCTTCAATTACGACTCTCCGGTAATTCCCCTTCAGCAGGGATACGTCTGGCGGGTTAGCGGCGTGTTTCGGCTGATTCACGTCATAAATCTGCTGGAGTTCCAACAGGCAATCCAAACCACGCGGGAGGAATCCACACTGTTATCCGACCAGCGTACAAGGATGATAGCGGACCACTACTTGGATCAGGCTGAAGAGGATACTGGAAGATTGCTTTCCACACCGGCCCGGAGACCTAGGGCCGTGGAATGGCTCGGTTCAGCATGGAAATGGATTGCTGGCTCCCCAGATGCGGCCGACTGGAATGCGGCTCTGAAGACCCAGGATGGTCTTGTTGCGGGCAATAACCAGCAAGTCCGCATCAACGAAAAGCTTTTCGAGGCTACATATCGGACTCTGGAAGAACTAAATGGGATCATCGGAAAAGTCAACTCGATAGACGGAGACATACACGCTGCCACTGCGACGTTACATAAGGCCATGATTTTGGCAAGGCAAGTCCATGAAGTAACCAGAGCATGCCAATTAGCTAAAACGGGAGCGGTGAACACGGACCTACTAAACGGAAAGGAAGTAGATGATATCCTAAATGAAGTAATGGGACTCCCGTACCAGAACGCGGTCGAGGCCATTGAATTCTCCCGCCCAACGGTCATGTCCAATGGGACCTTCCTGCTCTACGTCCTAGCCATTCCCAAGGTGACCGACAGGAGGTACAAGTTACTTCACCTACTCCCCACAGTCCGTGAGGGTCGCAAAATCGTCTTGGATGCCAACCTGATAGCAGTGGACCCAACCGAAACCTATGAGGTCCTTGGAAATTGCCTCTCCATTGGCAATACAACGGTTTGTCAAGAAGAAAACCTGCACAGGCTAAACGAGGAAGGCTGCATCCCACGGCTCATCAAGGGCGGCAACGCACAATGCCATTACCTAAGGGACGCACAGGAATCGGTTACACTGATGGACGAAAGCACGGTGTTCCTCACTGGCTTTAATGGAACAGTGACCACCTCCTCGGGACAACGAAGACTCCAGGGCTCCTTCATTATCAAACTCCAAAACGAAACAATAACCATCGGAAGGAAGACTTATTCGAGCCGATCTGCTTCTGCCCTTACCGCAATGCCTGCGGTTCTCTCCAACATAACAGCCTTAAGTTACACCCCGACGCTGCAATATGTTCACGAATTTTCTACACAAAATCTAAGAAAACTATACGATGTATCAAGAAAGctaaaaatatctttattaaCAGAAGCCATTGGAACTGCGTGTGTCGGTATCATGTTATACATTGCCTGGAGAAAAATGACGTCCACAAGAGGCCTGGCGATACCAGAAAAGGCCAGTCCGTCGCCTTCACCCTAA
- the LOC124459967 gene encoding uncharacterized protein LOC124459967 isoform X2, giving the protein MAMVMLQQASAAHFFNYDSPVIPLQQGYVWRVSGVFRLIHVINLLEFQQAIQTTREESTLLSDQRTRMIADHYLDQAEEDTGRLLSTPARRPRAVEWLGSAWKWIAGSPDAADWNAALKTQDGLVAGNNQQVRINEKLFEATYRTLEELNGIIGKVNSIDGDIHAATATLHKAMILARQVHEVTRACQLAKTGAVNTDLLNGKEVDDILNEVMGLPYQNAVEAIEFSRPTVMSNGTFLLYVLAIPKVTDRRYKLLHLLPTVREGRKIVLDANLIAVDPTETYEVLGNCLSIGNTTVCQEENLHRLNEEGCIPRLIKGGNAQCHYLRDAQESVTLMDESTVFLTGFNGTVTTSSGQRRLQGSFIIKLQNETITIGRKTYSSRSASALTAMPAVLSNITALSYTPTLQYVHEFSTQNLRKLYDVSRKLKISLLTEAIGTACVGIMLYIAWRKMTSTRGLAIPEKASPSPSP; this is encoded by the coding sequence ATGGCAATGGTGATGTTGCAGCAGGCAAGTGCTGCCCATTTCTTCAATTACGACTCTCCGGTAATTCCCCTTCAGCAGGGATACGTCTGGCGGGTTAGCGGCGTGTTTCGGCTGATTCACGTCATAAATCTGCTGGAGTTCCAACAGGCAATCCAAACCACGCGGGAGGAATCCACACTGTTATCCGACCAGCGTACAAGGATGATAGCGGACCACTACTTGGATCAGGCTGAAGAGGATACTGGAAGATTGCTTTCCACACCGGCCCGGAGACCTAGGGCCGTGGAATGGCTCGGTTCAGCATGGAAATGGATTGCTGGCTCCCCAGATGCGGCCGACTGGAATGCGGCTCTGAAGACCCAGGATGGTCTTGTTGCGGGCAATAACCAGCAAGTCCGCATCAACGAAAAGCTTTTCGAGGCTACATATCGGACTCTGGAAGAACTAAATGGGATCATCGGAAAAGTCAACTCGATAGACGGAGACATACACGCTGCCACTGCGACGTTACATAAGGCCATGATTTTGGCAAGGCAAGTCCATGAAGTAACCAGAGCATGCCAATTAGCTAAAACGGGAGCGGTGAACACGGACCTACTAAACGGAAAGGAAGTAGATGATATCCTAAATGAAGTAATGGGACTCCCGTACCAGAACGCGGTCGAGGCCATTGAATTCTCCCGCCCAACGGTCATGTCCAATGGGACCTTCCTGCTCTACGTCCTAGCCATTCCCAAGGTGACCGACAGGAGGTACAAGTTACTTCACCTACTCCCCACAGTCCGTGAGGGTCGCAAAATCGTCTTGGATGCCAACCTGATAGCAGTGGACCCAACCGAAACCTATGAGGTCCTTGGAAATTGCCTCTCCATTGGCAATACAACGGTTTGTCAAGAAGAAAACCTGCACAGGCTAAACGAGGAAGGCTGCATCCCACGGCTCATCAAGGGCGGCAACGCACAATGCCATTACCTAAGGGACGCACAGGAATCGGTTACACTGATGGACGAAAGCACGGTGTTCCTCACTGGCTTTAATGGAACAGTGACCACCTCCTCGGGACAACGAAGACTCCAGGGCTCCTTCATTATCAAACTCCAAAACGAAACAATAACCATCGGAAGGAAGACTTATTCGAGCCGATCTGCTTCTGCCCTTACCGCAATGCCTGCGGTTCTCTCCAACATAACAGCCTTAAGTTACACCCCGACGCTGCAATATGTTCACGAATTTTCTACACAAAATCTAAGAAAACTATACGATGTATCAAGAAAGctaaaaatatctttattaaCAGAAGCCATTGGAACTGCGTGTGTCGGTATCATGTTATACATTGCCTGGAGAAAAATGACGTCCACAAGAGGCCTGGCGATACCAGAAAAGGCCAGTCCGTCGCCTTCACCCTAA